One Microbacterium marinum genomic window, CCTCGAGGGCGAAGTCGTACAGCGCTCCGGTGTCGAGGGCGAACGGGAATCCGGCATCCACGACAAAGCGCTCGTAGAAGCTGTCGCCCTGCGCGGTCGTGTACCCCCACCGCTCGGCGAGGCGGCTCGCGAACTCGCCGGGCTCCGGCGCACTGTTCACCTCGAGCGGCACGTCTCGCCCGGCGGAAGCGCCGGCCTCGCCCTTCGCGAAATAGAACATGGTGAGTCCGACACGATCGACAGCGGACTCCTTCGGGAAATACGGACCGTAGGGGTCGTCCGACTCGGTGAGCATGCCATCCGAATCGGTGTCGAGCAGTCGGAGATCGGTCGGAGTGAGGTCATTCAGGCGTCCGTCGGCCCGTTCGAACGGGTAACCCGAACCGTACGACGGCGCCCACACCATCTCGGCGCCCGAGTCGCCTCCGTGGACGACATCGGCGACTGCTTCGAAGGCATCGATGAACGCCGTCGGCTGCTGCCCCCAGGTCGTCCACGACCCGTTCATCTCGGGGGCGAAGCGGATCAGGTGATGGGTGCCGTACTGGGTGTGCAGCTCCTCCAGCGCGTCGTTGAAGGCGACCGCGTCGCTCGACGTGACGTCTTCGAGCGACACGCGCGGCTCGACGGTGAGGACGAGCACGCTGCCCTGGGCGGCGACATCCGTCGCCGCCCGCTGCCAGGCGTCGCGCCCATCGGCATCCAACGGGTAGGGGAGTCGGATCGCGTAAGTCGCCGGCGTCTGCCCGAGACGGTCCTCGTACCCGTCGGGTGAATCGGCCGCCCAGTCCAGCTCGGGACCGAACCACACGTCGCCCTCGTCCTGAGTCAGCGCTGACGCCGGCGCGACCGCGGCTGCGCCCAGCCCCACCGCGAGCGCGGTGGCGATGAGGAGGCGGGTGATCGCACGCGTCACGAGCGTCGGCACTCCAGGGTCCACACGTTGCGGCCGTCCGTGTACCGGTAGTCCAGTCGGTCGACGGCGGCGAGAGCGAGGGCGAGGCCACGCCCGCTCTCGTCGTCCGCCGTCGCCATCGTGATCGCGCTCAGATCGACTTCGGCGGGAAGGCCGTCGTCGCGGAAGACGGCGGTGAGCAGCGTGGCATCCGCTCGGAGGTCCAGCGTGAAGTGACGTCCGCTCGCACTGCCGGCGGCGACGGTGTGCTCGATCACGTTGCCTGCGATCTCGGCTACCGCGGTCTCGAACGCGAAGCGGACACGGGCGTCCGTGTCTCCGGCCTCGGACCAGAAGGCGGCCAGCTCGTCGAGAACCCGGTCGAGACTCTCGACGGCCACCTCCGCGACGAGACTGCGGTGGATGCCGTCAGTCACCGAACGCCTCCGCCACCGTCGCGCGGGGGCGCAGCACCCGATCGAGGTTCGTCATCGCGAGGATCATCGTGACCTGCTCGCTGGGTGCGGCGAGCCTCAGGTCGCCGCCGCCCTGGCGCGCAGTCTTCAGGCAGGCCACGAGCGCGCCGAGCCCGGACGAATCGATGAACTCGACCTGGGACAGGTCGATGACGGTGACGGACCCGCTGCTGCTCTGGATCTTCTCGGCGACCTGCTCTTTGAAGGAACGCGCCGACACCATCGTCAGTCGGCCCTGCGGGGTAATGAGAAGTCCGCCGTCGCGGGAATCGATGTCGAGCTGCATGTCAGGACTCCTTGAGTTCGGGGTGCTTGTCCGGTGAGTAGAGAGCGGCGCGGATGATGATGCTGAAGACGGCGAGGTCGTAGAGGACCCACGCGATGTTGATCAGTGGAGCGATCCCCTCGGCCTGTCCGACGGCGTAGCGGATGGACACCGCCACGAGCGAGAGGATGAGCGCGCCGATGACGATCAGCTGCGGACGCACGAGGTCCCACCGAGGTCGACCCTCGGCGACCCGCGTCTTCGGTGTCACAGAGAAGTCGAGAGGGCGCCCCAGATAGACGTTGTCGAACGCGGTCTTGACCGCCGCGATCCACACGGGGAACAGGGCCAGTGAGTATTGCGCGCCGCGCCAGGTGGGTCTGCCCTTGGCGACGACCAGGAACAGGATCTGATTGAGCACGAAGAACGGGATGAAGCGGACGAAGAAGTCCACGCTCCAGGCCTGGACGGGCATGACCCCGAAGGTCAGGTACAGGATGGGGGCGGCGACGTACACGAGGGCCGCGAAGCCGGCGAGGTAGCTCCACATCGTGCCGAAGTACATGATGCGCTGCCCCCACCCGAGGCCTTTCTGCACGAGCGGGTTCTCGCGGAACATCACCTGCATGGTGCCCTGTGCCCAGCGGAGGCGCTGCGTGAGCATCGTTGAGAGGTCCTCGGGCGCGAGACCCTTCGCGAGCACCTCGTCGTGGTACACCGACCGCCAGCCGAGCCCGTGCAGGCGCATCGACGTCGCCATGTCCTCGGTGACCGAGATGGTCGCCAGGGGCATGACCGCCTGCGCCTCTTCGTCGCGTCCGACATCGAACGACGAGACGAGGAGCGAGATGGACTCCAGCGCCGCCAGCGGAGACAGCGACCGGTCTCCGAGCGAGTCGAGGGTGACCTCGTCGATCGCGGCCAACGACGCAGCGTCCGCGGTCACGTCGGCCAGCCCGCGGAGCTCGGCGTGGAGGTCGGTGATGTCCTGATCGCTGAGCTCCCGGCGCACCCGGTCGATGCGCGCGTGGAAGGCGAACGTGACATCGGCGAGAGCGTCACCGCGGGCGATCTCCACCTTGACCTGATCGAGCGCCTCGGCGACCGTATCGAGCGCCGCGGCGATGCGGGGGTCGGCTCCGTGGTCGCGCCGCGCGCGGGAGAGCACGCGTCGAGAGGACCGAACGCCGCGATTGACGGCCAGGGTCACCTCGTCGACGTAGCGCGACACCCCGAGCTGCATCAGCGCCTCCCGCCGGAGGATGGCGTTCGAGCCGCAGAAGAAGGCAGCGTTCCAGCCGTCCTTCGACTGTTGGATGGGTCCGTAGAACAGCGGAGCCTGGCTGCCCAAGGGATCGGAGACGGGCACGTTGACAAACCACTGCGGCGTCTGGACGAGGGCGACACGCTCGTCTTCGAACCAGCCGAGCGTGCGGTCGAGGATGTGGGGGGAGGGCACCTGATCGGCGTCGAGGATGAGGAAAAATTCGCCCTCCGTGACCATCAGCGCGTTGTTGAGGTTGCCGGCCTTGGCATGACGAGGACGGTCGCGCCAAGCCTGCGAACGTGTGATCACGCCGATTCCCTCCGCCTCGGCGAGAGCGCGTAGCTCTTCGCGGTCGCCGTCGTCGAGGATCCACGTCTCGTGCGGGTAGGTGATGGCCTTGGCCGCACGTGCCGTCTTCATGACGAGGTCGAGCGGCTCGTTGTACGTGGCGATGAGGACGTCGACGGTCACCTCACGCGTGAGTTTCGGTGAATCGTGGCGTTCGCGGAGCCGCCAGGCGCCCAGGGCGAAGATCAGCGAGTCGATCAGACTGTAGGTCTCGGCGAGGACCAGGGGCACCGCGATCCACCAGGCTTCCCAGTTCACCGAGGCGAGCCAGCGCCAGGTCACGTAGTTGATACCCGAGATGGCGGACAGGAGCACGATCACGCGGACCAGCGCAAGCCGCCGAGTCGCCGCCTGGGCGAGTCGCTCGTTTTCGCGGCGGGTTCCGTCGCGCTGGAGTGTCGTCTCGACAACCATCAGTTTCCCTTCGGTCGCTCGGTCAGCCTGTCATCCGACGGAACGACTCGGGAGGCGGTTGCGAGCGTGTCGCGGCTTCGCTATGCGTCGGCTGGATGTCTCAGGCGCGTGAGTGGGGGACGAACTTCGGGAGCCAGCGCAGGAAGGCCCCCGCGCCGAGGACGCCGACGAGCCCGACAGCCGCGGCGGCGACCGGAAGGGAGAAGGCGGCGGTCAGGAGGGACACCAGCAGCGGGGTGGTGGCGCCACCGGCATCCGTCAACGTGCGCCATGACCCGAGGAACGGTGCGGGATCGTCGGCCGGCGCGAGGTCGGCGCCGATGGTCATGAGGATGCCGCTGGAAAGACCGTTTCCGACGCCGAGCACCGCCGCGAACATCGCGAACCACATCGCGGCGGCGGAGCCGGCGTGCGTCACCGACAGGGCGAGGAAGCCGCCGCCCATCAGGATCATCGCCGGCAGTGCCGCCCACAGGCGCCCGAAGCGGTCCATCACCTGACCGCTCGCGTAGAAGAGGGCGAAGTCGATCGCGCCCGAGATGCCGACGACGAGGGCTATCGACTGGGCATCGAGGCCGATCGAGACGCCCCACAGCGGCAGCACCACTTGTCGCGCCGATCGCACGGCCGACAGACACGCCGCCGCGAGTCCGACGCGCGACAGAACGCGGCGATGTCGCCACATCGTGCGGAAGACACCACGACGTTCGACGACGGGGATCGAGCCCGACACCGGTTCACCGGAATCCTCCACATCGCGAGGGCGCGGGGCCTCCGCCGCGAACTGCCGTTCGGGGTCGGGGCCGAAGCTCACGAGGACGATGAGCGCGACCAGGCACACGGCGAAGAACCAGATCGTCGACCGTTCCTCGCTGAACAGGCCGATCAGGGCGGCGGCGATGAACGGCCCGGTGAACATCCCGAAGCGGAAGGTGCCGCCCAGGAGCGACAGGGCCCTGGCGCGGAAGACGAGGGGAACCCGTGTCGTCATGAAGGAATGGCGCGCGAGCCCGAACGCCGCCGCACAGAAGCCGATGAGAAAGACAGCGGCCGCGAAGGCGAACAGTGCCGGAATGAGCGCCGCGGTCACCGCGGTCACGAGCGCAAGGCTCCCCGCGGCGATCATCGTGGGCCGCTCGCCGAAGCGCGCGACCGCCCACCCGGCGGGAATGTTGCCGATCAGCTGCCCGATCACGAGCAGCGACGCGATGAGGGCCGAGAGCGCCACGTCAGCGCCGAGACCACCGGCGATGATCGGAATGAGCGGGATCACCGACCCCTCGCCGATCGCGAACAGGACGGTCGGTGCGTACACCATGGGACCGAATCGCCAGAGGACTTCCCGGGCGGTGGGGGAGTCGGGGCGGTCGGACATCGGCATCCACGTTACTCTGGAGTGTCATGCTCGAATTCGATCCGTCTGCCGACATCCAGGCCCTCCGTTCCACCTTCGGTGAGATCAAGGCGGTCGTCGACGTCGACGCCTTGCACACCGAGATCGCACGACTGTCCGAAGAGGCGGGCGCGCCCGACCTCTGGGACGACGTCGAGAAGGCGCAGAAGGTCACCAGCGCGCTCAGCCACCGCCAGGCAGAGCTCAAGCGCGTGACCGAGATCGAGCAGCGCCTCGATGACCTCGACGTCATGGTCGAGCTCGCCCACGAGATGGACGACGAGGATGCCGCAGACGAGGCGCGCCGCGAGATCGTCGACCTCGAGAAGGTCATCAGTCAGCTCGAGGTGCAGACCCTCCTCGACGGCGAGTACGACGACCGGGGCGCGGTCGTCACCATCCGCTCCGGTGCCGGCGGCGACGACGCCACCGACTTCGCCGAGATGCTCATGCGCATGTACCTGCGCTGGGCCGAACGCCACAAGTACTCGGTGAAGGTGCTCGACACGTCCTATGCGGAAGGCGCGGGCATCAAGTCGGCGACCTTCGAGGTCGACGCCCCCTACGCGTACGGCACCCTGTCAGTCGAAGCGGGTACGCACCGCCTCGCGCGCATCAGTCCCTTCGGCTCCGCCGATAAGCGGCAGACGAGCTTCGCCGCCGTCGAGGTCATCCCGGTGATGGAGGAGGCCCAGGAGGTCGACATTCCCGAGGGTGACCTCCGCGTCGACGTCTTCCGTTCGTCCGGTCCCGGCGGTCAGTCGGTCAACACGACCGACTCAGCCGTGCGGCTCACGCACCTTCCGACCGGCATCGTCGTGTCGATGCAGAACGAGAAGAGCCAGATCCAGAACCGCGCCGCCGCCATGCGCGTCCTGCAGACGCGGCTCATGCTCCTCCAGAAGGAAGAAGAGGCCGCGAAGAAGAAAGAACTCGCCGGCACGATCACCGCCAGCTGGGGCGACCAGATGCGCTCCTACTTCCTGTACGGCCAGCAGCTGGTCAAGGACCTCCGGACCGGCCACGAGGTGGGCAACCCCACGGTCGTCTTCGACGGTGACCTCGACGGCTTCATCGCCGCGGGCATCCGCTGGCGCAAGCGCAAGGACGACGACGACTGACCCGCGGTGCGGGGAGTGTCGCTGACGGCTGCCACGACCCGCGCGCTTATGCTCGTCAGGTCATGATCCGGTTCGAGAACGTCAGTAAGCGGTACCGAGGGACGAACAAGCCGGCGCTCAGCGAGGTCGAGTTCGACGTGCAGCGCGGGGAGTTCGTCTTCCTTGTGGGCGCCTCCGGTTCGGGCAAGTCCTCGTGTCTGCGCCTGATCCTGCGGGAGGACACCCCGTCGGAGGGGCGCGTCGTGGTTCTCGGCCGCGACCTGCGGAGCCTGACGACGCGGAAAGTGCCGTACTTCCGACGCCACATCGGGTCGGTCTTCCAGGACTTCCGGCTGCTGCCGGGGAAGACCGTCTTCCAGAACGTCGCCTTCACTCTCCAGGTCATCGGTTCGAGCCGTGCGTTCATTCAGCAGTCCGTCCCCGAGGCGCTGGCGCTCGTCGGGCTCGAGGGTAAGGAGAAGCGTCTGCCGCACGAGCTCTCCGGCGGTGAGCAGCAGCGTGTCGCGATCGCCCGCGCGATCGTGAACCGGCCGCAGATCCTGCTGGCCGACGAGCCGACCGGCAACCTCGACCCCGCGACCTCGATCGACATCATGCAGCTGCTGGCCCGCATCAACGCGGGCGGCACGACGGTGGTCATGGCCACGCACGAGGCGGGTTTCGTCGACCAGATGCAGCGCCGCGTCATCGAGCTCAGCGGCGGTGTGATCATGCGCGACGAGCGTCACGGCGGGTACGGCGACACGTCGGGCCTTCCCACGCTGGCTCCCGAGACGGTGAAGGGCGCGGCGGCGACCGCGGCGCTGACGGCCGTCCTCGAACTCCAGAAGCAGATCGCCTCGAACGGATCGTCTGCCGACGCCGAGCAATCGTGGGTGGATGCCGCTCCGACCCCGCCGGCCCCGGAGCCCGACACGGTGCTCCCGGCGGTGCCGGTGGTCGCGCCCGCGCCCGTCGACGAGACCTTCGTGCCGGCTCCGGCCGAAGTCGAGCCCGCTGAGCCGGAGGTGTCTGCCGCGAGCCGCGCAGAGCCGGACACCGGGACGCGGTCGACGCCGATCGACTCCCCGGAGATTGACCTCGCCTCGATCGACGGACTGGGTGTGGCGGATCGGCTGGGGCTCGGCAAGCGGGACGACGAGGAAGTGGGGCCGACCGCATGAGAGTGGGACTGGTCCTCGGCGAGGCCTTCAGCGGACTCCGCCGGAACGCCTCGATGGTCGTCTCCGTCGTGCTGGTCACCTTCGTGTCGCTGACCTTCGTCGGGGCCGCCATCCTGATGCAGGTGCAGATCGGCAAGATGTCCGACTACTGGGTCGACCGTGCCCAGGTCGCCGTCTTCATGTGCCGCGAGGGTTCGACGCAGACGACCTGCAGTGACGGTGTCGCCACAGAGGAGCAGCTCGCGGCGGTCAAGGAGAAGCTCGACAGCCCTGCGCTCAGCGACGTCGTCCGGGGGGTGCGGTTCGAGGACCGCGACACCGCGTACGCGAACGTCCTGGAGCTCATGGGCGACGACTACGAGGCGTTCATCACGCCGGCGCAGCTGAACGAGACATACTGGGTGAATCTCACCGACCCGACGCAGACCGATGTCATCTCGGAGGCCTTCACCGGGATGGACGGGGTCGAGGAGGTGACCGACCAGATGCAGTACCTCGACCCGCTCTTCTCCGCGCTGAATGTCGCCACCTACATCGCGGTGGGTATCGCGGGCCTCATGCTGGTCGCCGCGGTCCTGCTGATCTCCACCACCATCCGTCTGTCCGCATACGCCCGGCGGAAGGAACTCGGGATCATGCGGCTGGTGGGTGCGTCGAACCGCTTCATCCAGACGCCGTTCATCCTCGAGGGTGTCTTCGCGGCCCTGGTGGGCTCGGCGCTCGCGAGTGTCGCCATCATCCTCGGACTCCAATTCGGGGTGAACGGGTACCTCCGCGGTCAAGTGGACTTCGTCACCACCTGGGTGGGGATGGCGGATGCCGCGCTCGTCGTTCCCGTGATCGTCGTGCTCGGACTCGTGCTGGCAGCGGCGTCCGCGAGTTTCGCCATCCGTCGGTGGCTCCGCGCCTGAGCGCCGTACGTCCGAGCGTTCGCCTGGGCTAGACTGGCAGGCCGGTCGCGCGAGGGTCGCGTCGGGACGCGCGGGAGCGCGCGGGAGGAGTCATCATGGTCCGGGAACGCGGCGAGCAGGTCATCGCGACCAATCGTCGTGCGCGTCACGACTACGCCATCGAGAAGACGTACGAGGCAGGGCTGGTGCTCACCGGCACGGAGGTGAAGTCGCTCCGACAGGGGCGCGCCAACCTGACCGACGGTTACGCCTTCATCGACGGCGGCCAGGCCTTCCTCGACGCCGTGCATATCCCGGAGTACTCCCAGGGGCACTGGACCAATCACGCCGCGAAGCGCACGCGCAAGCTCCTGCTGCACAAGGACGAGATCGTGAAGCTCTCGCACGCCGTCTCGGCGGGCGGGTACACGCTCATCCCGATGAAGCTGTACTTCTCGGACGGCAGGGCGAAGGTCGAGATCGCGGTCGCGAAGGGCAAGCGCGAGTTCGAGAAGCGTCAGACCATCCGTGAGCGCGAGGACAAGCGCGAGGCTGAGCGCGCGATGCGCAGCCGCAACCGTCTCGGCGAGTGATCAGCTCGCTCTGAAGCGCGCATCCACCGCGGCGGTGACCACGACGTCCGCGGGCGTGACGGCGAAGCCGGGGGAGCCGGCGGCATCCATCATCATGCCCTTCAGCGCTGCGCGCTCGGCGGCCGGCTCAGGTGCGGGCGAGAGCAGGCCGGCGTCAGCGACGTCGAGGGGCTCGAGCTTCGTGCGGCCGATCGCGCCCGCGTGCGCCGTGGCGCGTTCGACGGCGTCGCCGACCGCCGCGGCCGCGGTCTCCCGCTCGAGCCGACGCGCGGTCGTGGGCGTGAGGTGCCAGTCGATGCCGTCGATGCGGACGGAGGGCCCAGCCGAGACGTCGTCGAGCCAGCCGGACACCGCCTCGAGATCGGCGAAGACCGCGGTCAGGACGAGGCTGGCGTGGTGCACCGGCTCGAGTTGCGCTCCCGCATCGTTCCACGGACGCTCGGCCCAGATCGACACGCGAGGGTTCGACCAGGTCTCGACGGCGCCGCGCGCTTGGAGGTCGGCGAGCGAAGCGCGCAGCGGCTCCACGGCCCGGTGAACGTCGGCGATCACGGCGGCGCGGTCGCCACCGTCGGTCTCGGCGGCCACCCGCACGGTGGCCCGCTCCGGTGCGATGCGCGATTCGCTCGTCCCTCGCACGGTTACGATCAGCTCGCTCATGCGACGACTCTACGGCGCAGTGCGACGCGGCCGCGGCGCCGGCGGCGGCGGAACCTCCTTGGCGGCGATGACGGCACCGCGGGGGATCCGCTCCTCGCCACGCTTTCCGGCCACCACGATGACGTCGTCATCAGCGGAGAGCAGCTCGCCGAGCGCGTCGGTCGCCTGACCCGACGGGAGGAGATACCGCACGACGACCCGTCGCCCGGGGAGCGGCAGGTCTCTCACCACTGGCCCGGCGCGTAGTCCTTCAGGAACACTCCGAAGAGGTCCTCACCCGCTTCGCCACGCACGATCGGATCGTAGACGCGCGCCGCGCCGTCGACGAGGTCCAGCGGAGCATGGAACCCCTCCTCGGCGAGGCGAACCTTCGTCGGGTGGGGGCGCTCATCCGTGATCCACCCGGTGTCGACGCTCGTCATGAGGATGCCGTCCGTCTCGAACATCTCCCGCGCGCTCGTGCGGGTGAGCATGTTCACGGCGGCCTTCGCCATGTTGGTGTGCGGGTGGCCGGGGCCCTTGTACCCGCGGTTGAACACGCCTTCCATGGCGCTGACGTTCACGATGTAGGTCCGCCTCGCGGAGCTGGCGGCGAGGGACGGACGAAGCTTCGACACGAGGAGGAAGGGGGCCGTCGTGTTGGCCAGCTGCACCTCGAGCATCTCGAGCGGATCGACCTCCTCTACGCGCTGCACCCAGGAGTTGCTGTGGTCGAGGTCGGGGATGAGGCCGCCGGCGTCGATGGCGGTTCCTGCTGCGAGACGCTCCAGCGAACTCGACCCCGCCGCCATCGCCTGCTCGGTGAGCTCCTCCGCACGGGATGCCGCAGCGGCGAGGATCGGATGCGCGGTGACGGAGCGCTCCAGGGCCTGGGGGTGCTGGTCGTTCGTGTGCCCGAACGTCACCAGCTCCGGGAGCGGTCCATCGGGAAGCGGGGACAGCTCCGCATCCACCAGCGGCTGATACGCGCCGGGGGAGCGGCGGACCGTCTGCGTGGCGTTGTTGATCAGGATGTCGAGCGGCCCCGCTGCGGCGACGTCGTCGGCGAGCCCCACGACCTGTGCGGGATCGCGAAGATCGATTCCGATCACCTTCAACCG contains:
- the prfB gene encoding peptide chain release factor 2, which translates into the protein MLEFDPSADIQALRSTFGEIKAVVDVDALHTEIARLSEEAGAPDLWDDVEKAQKVTSALSHRQAELKRVTEIEQRLDDLDVMVELAHEMDDEDAADEARREIVDLEKVISQLEVQTLLDGEYDDRGAVVTIRSGAGGDDATDFAEMLMRMYLRWAERHKYSVKVLDTSYAEGAGIKSATFEVDAPYAYGTLSVEAGTHRLARISPFGSADKRQTSFAAVEVIPVMEEAQEVDIPEGDLRVDVFRSSGPGGQSVNTTDSAVRLTHLPTGIVVSMQNEKSQIQNRAAAMRVLQTRLMLLQKEEEAAKKKELAGTITASWGDQMRSYFLYGQQLVKDLRTGHEVGNPTVVFDGDLDGFIAAGIRWRKRKDDDD
- a CDS encoding STAS domain-containing protein; protein product: MQLDIDSRDGGLLITPQGRLTMVSARSFKEQVAEKIQSSSGSVTVIDLSQVEFIDSSGLGALVACLKTARQGGGDLRLAAPSEQVTMILAMTNLDRVLRPRATVAEAFGD
- the ftsX gene encoding permease-like cell division protein FtsX, with the protein product MRVGLVLGEAFSGLRRNASMVVSVVLVTFVSLTFVGAAILMQVQIGKMSDYWVDRAQVAVFMCREGSTQTTCSDGVATEEQLAAVKEKLDSPALSDVVRGVRFEDRDTAYANVLELMGDDYEAFITPAQLNETYWVNLTDPTQTDVISEAFTGMDGVEEVTDQMQYLDPLFSALNVATYIAVGIAGLMLVAAVLLISTTIRLSAYARRKELGIMRLVGASNRFIQTPFILEGVFAALVGSALASVAIILGLQFGVNGYLRGQVDFVTTWVGMADAALVVPVIVVLGLVLAAASASFAIRRWLRA
- a CDS encoding SDR family NAD(P)-dependent oxidoreductase, whose translation is MPENESTPTADAPSGIDPADLATTLRVLDALADVDQTHPDYVTVRRATAAMFKATKKVRRREIRDAIAAADRAVVHSTATGAPDRIDDETRGIPISTRTTTPSAGTLRKARGCYICKKPYTVVDAFYHQLCPECAAMSHDKRDARTDLTGKRALLTGGRAKIGMYIALRLLRDGAHTTITTRFPRDAVRRFSSLPDASDWIHRLKVIGIDLRDPAQVVGLADDVAAAGPLDILINNATQTVRRSPGAYQPLVDAELSPLPDGPLPELVTFGHTNDQHPQALERSVTAHPILAAAASRAEELTEQAMAAGSSSLERLAAGTAIDAGGLIPDLDHSNSWVQRVEEVDPLEMLEVQLANTTAPFLLVSKLRPSLAASSARRTYIVNVSAMEGVFNRGYKGPGHPHTNMAKAAVNMLTRTSAREMFETDGILMTSVDTGWITDERPHPTKVRLAEEGFHAPLDLVDGAARVYDPIVRGEAGEDLFGVFLKDYAPGQW
- a CDS encoding MFS transporter — protein: MSDRPDSPTAREVLWRFGPMVYAPTVLFAIGEGSVIPLIPIIAGGLGADVALSALIASLLVIGQLIGNIPAGWAVARFGERPTMIAAGSLALVTAVTAALIPALFAFAAAVFLIGFCAAAFGLARHSFMTTRVPLVFRARALSLLGGTFRFGMFTGPFIAAALIGLFSEERSTIWFFAVCLVALIVLVSFGPDPERQFAAEAPRPRDVEDSGEPVSGSIPVVERRGVFRTMWRHRRVLSRVGLAAACLSAVRSARQVVLPLWGVSIGLDAQSIALVVGISGAIDFALFYASGQVMDRFGRLWAALPAMILMGGGFLALSVTHAGSAAAMWFAMFAAVLGVGNGLSSGILMTIGADLAPADDPAPFLGSWRTLTDAGGATTPLLVSLLTAAFSLPVAAAAVGLVGVLGAGAFLRWLPKFVPHSRA
- a CDS encoding ATP-binding protein codes for the protein MTDGIHRSLVAEVAVESLDRVLDELAAFWSEAGDTDARVRFAFETAVAEIAGNVIEHTVAAGSASGRHFTLDLRADATLLTAVFRDDGLPAEVDLSAITMATADDESGRGLALALAAVDRLDYRYTDGRNVWTLECRRS
- the smpB gene encoding SsrA-binding protein SmpB, which gives rise to MVRERGEQVIATNRRARHDYAIEKTYEAGLVLTGTEVKSLRQGRANLTDGYAFIDGGQAFLDAVHIPEYSQGHWTNHAAKRTRKLLLHKDEIVKLSHAVSAGGYTLIPMKLYFSDGRAKVEIAVAKGKREFEKRQTIREREDKREAERAMRSRNRLGE
- a CDS encoding SIMPL domain-containing protein, with product MSELIVTVRGTSESRIAPERATVRVAAETDGGDRAAVIADVHRAVEPLRASLADLQARGAVETWSNPRVSIWAERPWNDAGAQLEPVHHASLVLTAVFADLEAVSGWLDDVSAGPSVRIDGIDWHLTPTTARRLERETAAAAVGDAVERATAHAGAIGRTKLEPLDVADAGLLSPAPEPAAERAALKGMMMDAAGSPGFAVTPADVVVTAAVDARFRAS
- a CDS encoding glycosyltransferase family 2 protein, which gives rise to MVVETTLQRDGTRRENERLAQAATRRLALVRVIVLLSAISGINYVTWRWLASVNWEAWWIAVPLVLAETYSLIDSLIFALGAWRLRERHDSPKLTREVTVDVLIATYNEPLDLVMKTARAAKAITYPHETWILDDGDREELRALAEAEGIGVITRSQAWRDRPRHAKAGNLNNALMVTEGEFFLILDADQVPSPHILDRTLGWFEDERVALVQTPQWFVNVPVSDPLGSQAPLFYGPIQQSKDGWNAAFFCGSNAILRREALMQLGVSRYVDEVTLAVNRGVRSSRRVLSRARRDHGADPRIAAALDTVAEALDQVKVEIARGDALADVTFAFHARIDRVRRELSDQDITDLHAELRGLADVTADAASLAAIDEVTLDSLGDRSLSPLAALESISLLVSSFDVGRDEEAQAVMPLATISVTEDMATSMRLHGLGWRSVYHDEVLAKGLAPEDLSTMLTQRLRWAQGTMQVMFRENPLVQKGLGWGQRIMYFGTMWSYLAGFAALVYVAAPILYLTFGVMPVQAWSVDFFVRFIPFFVLNQILFLVVAKGRPTWRGAQYSLALFPVWIAAVKTAFDNVYLGRPLDFSVTPKTRVAEGRPRWDLVRPQLIVIGALILSLVAVSIRYAVGQAEGIAPLINIAWVLYDLAVFSIIIRAALYSPDKHPELKES
- the ftsE gene encoding cell division ATP-binding protein FtsE: MIRFENVSKRYRGTNKPALSEVEFDVQRGEFVFLVGASGSGKSSCLRLILREDTPSEGRVVVLGRDLRSLTTRKVPYFRRHIGSVFQDFRLLPGKTVFQNVAFTLQVIGSSRAFIQQSVPEALALVGLEGKEKRLPHELSGGEQQRVAIARAIVNRPQILLADEPTGNLDPATSIDIMQLLARINAGGTTVVMATHEAGFVDQMQRRVIELSGGVIMRDERHGGYGDTSGLPTLAPETVKGAAATAALTAVLELQKQIASNGSSADAEQSWVDAAPTPPAPEPDTVLPAVPVVAPAPVDETFVPAPAEVEPAEPEVSAASRAEPDTGTRSTPIDSPEIDLASIDGLGVADRLGLGKRDDEEVGPTA